From Amphritea atlantica, a single genomic window includes:
- the acs gene encoding acetate--CoA ligase: MSDSKVYPVSEELAATAHINNEKYLAMYEQSINDPDAFWGEEGKRLDWFKPYTKVKNTTFDPHNVDIRWFEDGTLNASYNCLDRHLETRGDQVAIIWEGDDPSDSENITYRDLHQRVCKFANALKARGVEKGDVVTLYMPMIPEAAVAMLACTRIGAVHSIVFGGFSPEALAARIEGAESKVVVTSNYSLRAGKSVPLKQNVDKALEHAAAKALVESVIVVKRVEQDVAWTDVDVWYEDLVAEASADCPAEEMEAEAPMFILYTSGSTGAPKGLKHTTGGYMVYAAMTHEYAFDYKEGDIYWCTADVGWVTGHSYIVYGPLANGGTSLMFEGVPSYPDNSRFGRVIEKHKVNQFYTAPTAIRALMQQGEDVLGDSDLSSLRILGSVGEPINPEAWEWYYRIIGQSRCPIVDTWWQTETGGMMILPLPGATAAKPGAASRPFFGVQPALLDADGNELEGATDGNLVIKDSWPGQSRSIWGDHERFIQTYFTTYKGYYTTGDGARRDEDGYYWITGRVDDVINVSGHRMGTAEVESALVAHPAVAEAAVVGYPHEVKGQGIYVYVTLQAGFEQSDELLKELRMHVRSEIGPIASPDLIQFAPGMPKTRSGKIMRRILRKIAEDDFDALGDTSTLADPSVVDDLIEHRMNRK, from the coding sequence ATGAGCGATTCTAAGGTATATCCAGTTAGCGAAGAGCTGGCTGCGACTGCGCATATCAATAATGAAAAATATCTGGCGATGTATGAACAGTCCATCAACGACCCGGATGCTTTCTGGGGCGAAGAAGGTAAGCGCCTGGATTGGTTCAAGCCGTATACCAAAGTCAAAAACACCACTTTTGATCCCCATAATGTTGATATTCGCTGGTTTGAAGATGGGACGCTGAACGCTTCCTATAACTGTCTCGATCGCCATCTGGAAACCCGGGGCGATCAGGTTGCCATTATCTGGGAAGGCGATGACCCGAGTGATTCTGAAAACATCACCTACCGCGATCTGCATCAGCGTGTCTGTAAGTTTGCCAATGCACTGAAAGCCCGTGGCGTTGAAAAGGGTGACGTGGTTACCCTGTATATGCCAATGATCCCTGAGGCGGCTGTTGCGATGCTGGCCTGTACCCGTATCGGTGCGGTGCACTCTATTGTATTTGGTGGCTTCTCGCCTGAGGCGCTGGCGGCCCGTATTGAGGGTGCCGAGTCTAAGGTGGTGGTGACCTCTAACTATTCACTGCGTGCCGGTAAGTCGGTTCCTCTTAAGCAGAATGTTGATAAGGCACTGGAGCATGCAGCGGCGAAGGCGCTGGTTGAAAGTGTTATCGTTGTTAAGCGCGTTGAGCAGGATGTTGCCTGGACTGATGTTGATGTTTGGTATGAGGACTTAGTTGCTGAAGCGTCTGCTGATTGTCCTGCAGAAGAGATGGAAGCTGAAGCGCCGATGTTTATTCTCTACACCTCGGGTTCTACCGGTGCGCCGAAAGGTCTGAAGCACACGACCGGTGGTTACATGGTGTATGCCGCGATGACCCATGAATATGCTTTCGATTATAAAGAAGGTGATATTTACTGGTGTACTGCGGATGTCGGCTGGGTAACCGGTCACAGTTATATCGTTTACGGTCCGCTGGCCAACGGTGGCACGTCCCTGATGTTTGAAGGTGTGCCGAGCTATCCGGATAACAGTCGTTTTGGTCGTGTGATTGAAAAGCATAAAGTTAACCAGTTCTACACCGCTCCTACAGCGATTCGTGCGCTGATGCAGCAGGGTGAAGATGTGCTGGGTGATTCTGATCTCTCCAGTCTGCGTATCCTGGGTTCTGTGGGTGAGCCGATTAACCCTGAAGCGTGGGAGTGGTACTACCGTATTATCGGTCAGAGCCGTTGTCCTATCGTTGATACCTGGTGGCAGACCGAGACTGGCGGCATGATGATTCTGCCACTGCCGGGTGCCACAGCGGCTAAGCCGGGTGCAGCTTCCCGTCCATTCTTTGGTGTTCAGCCTGCGCTGCTGGATGCGGATGGTAACGAGCTGGAAGGTGCCACCGATGGTAACCTGGTCATCAAAGATTCCTGGCCGGGTCAGAGTCGTTCTATCTGGGGCGATCATGAGCGCTTTATTCAGACCTACTTCACCACTTATAAGGGGTATTACACTACCGGTGACGGTGCCCGTCGTGATGAAGATGGCTACTACTGGATTACCGGTCGTGTGGATGATGTAATCAACGTATCCGGGCACCGTATGGGTACCGCAGAGGTCGAGTCTGCGCTGGTGGCACACCCTGCTGTCGCTGAAGCGGCTGTGGTGGGTTATCCGCATGAAGTGAAGGGGCAGGGTATCTATGTTTATGTAACCCTGCAGGCGGGCTTTGAACAGTCTGATGAACTGCTGAAAGAGCTGCGCATGCATGTCCGGTCAGAGATCGGTCCAATCGCTTCTCCCGATCTGATTCAGTTTGCACCGGGCATGCCGAAGACCCGTTCCGGTAAGATCATGCGTCGGATTCTGCGTAAGATCGCCGAAGATGACTTTGATGCGCTGGGTGATACCTCAACTCTGGCTGATCCGTCAGTGGTCGATGATCTGATCGAACATCGTATGAACCGTAAGTAA